The Pan paniscus chromosome 1, NHGRI_mPanPan1-v2.0_pri, whole genome shotgun sequence genome has a segment encoding these proteins:
- the LOC112438149 gene encoding LOW QUALITY PROTEIN: olfactory receptor 14A2 (The sequence of the model RefSeq protein was modified relative to this genomic sequence to represent the inferred CDS: inserted 1 base in 1 codon), whose product MANVTLVTGFLLMGFSNIQKLQILYGVLFLLIYLAALMSNPLIITLITLDVKLQTPTYFFLKNLSFLDVFLVSFPIPKFIVNNLTHNSISILGCAFQLLLMTSFSAGEIFILTAMSYDCYVAICCPLNYEVIMNTGVCVLMASVSWAIGGLFGTVYTAGTFSMPFCGSSVIPQFFCDVPSLLRISCSETLMVIYAGIGVGACLSISCFICIVISYIYIFSTVLKIPTTKGQSKXFSTCFPHLIVFTVFIITAYFVYLKPPSNSPSVIDRLLSVIYTVMPPVFNPVTYSLRNNDTKCALIRLLQKTYGQEAYFI is encoded by the exons ATGGCCAATGTCACCTTGGTGACAGGATTTCTTCTTATGGGGttttctaatatccagaagctGCAGATTTTATATGGTGTGCTCTTCCTACTGATTTACCTGGCAGCCCTAATGAGTAACCCTCTCATCATTACTCTCATTACCCTGGACGTAAAGCTCCAAACACCCACGTACTTCTTCCTGAAGAACTTATCCTTTCTGGATGTCTTCCTGGTGTCTTTTCCGATCCCAAAATTCATTGTCAACAACCTAACCCACAATTCCATTTCCATTCTAGGATGTGCCTTCCAGCTACTTTTAATGACTTCCTTCTCAGCAGGAGAGATATTTATCCTCACTGCCATGTCCTATGACTGCTATGTAGCCATCTGCTGTCCCCTGAACTACGAGGTAATCATGAATACTGGCGTCTGTGTGTTAATGGCAAGTGTTTCCTGGGCCATTGGAGGGCTCTTTGGTACTGTGTACACAGCTGGCACATTTTCCATGCCTTTCTGTGGCTCCAGTGTGATTCCACAGTTTTTCTGTGATGTTCCTTCATTACTAAGGATTTCCTGTTCTGAAACACTCATGGTAATTTATGCAGGTATTGGAGTTGGTGCGTGTTTAAGCATTTCTTGTTTCATCTGTATTGTGATCTCTTACATTTATATCTTCTCCACTGTACTGAAGATCCCTACCACTAAAGGTCAGTCCA CTTTTTCCACATGCTTCCCCCATCTCATTGTTTTCACTGTTTTTATCATAACtgcttattttgtttatcttaagCCACCTTCAAATTCACCATCTGTTATTGACAGGCTGCTTTCTGTGATCTACACTGTGATGCCTCCAGTATTTAACCCTGTAACCTACAGCCTGCGGAACAATGACACGAAATGTGCTCTGATAAGGTTGTTGCAGAAAACATATGGTCAGGAGGCTTACTTCATTTAA